DNA from Paraburkholderia sp. ZP32-5:
GAGCGTCGAGGACTGGCAGCGCTGCCGTGCCGTGAGTGGTTGCGCGGACGTGATGATCGGCCGTGGCGCCGTTTCCGATCCGTTCCTCGCGCAGCGTATTCGTGGGCTGATGGATCCGTCCCCATCCCCCGGCGAATGGCGCGAAGTGTTGCACGCGCTCGCGGTTTATATGAAGAAGCTGCGGGCTCGCGGCACGCTGAGTCACGAGCATGGCCGCGTCAAGCAATGGCTCAGCTATCTGCGACGCACCTGGCCGCAGGCCGCCGAACTGCACGCGGCGATCCGGCGCCTGCAGGATTCCGATGAAATCCTCGTGGTGATCGGGCAGGCATTGACGGACAGCGATTCGGTGCGAATCCCACAGACCATCCGGGACGACGAAGACAGCGCATCGGAGCAAGCCGATCCGAGCGAGGCCATCGCCATTTGAAGGCTAGAATTCAAAGACTTACCAGCGGTAGCGGTGGCGAACCGCTACAATTCGGGGTTTAACGTCTTCAAGCGGTTCCCCATGTCTTCCACCCTCCAGAACGCGCCGGCCACGCCGGGCGTCACGCCGAAAGTCGGCTTCGTTTCGCTCGGCTGCCCGAAGGCCTTAGTCGATTCCGAACAGATCATCACGCAGCTGCGCGCGGAAGGTTACGAAATCTCCGGCACCTATGACGGCGCGGACCTCGTGGTCGTCAATACCTGCGGCTTCATCGACGAAGCCGTGCAGGAAAGCCTCGATGCGATCGGCGAAGCGCTCAGCGAAAACGGCAAGGTGATCGTGACCGGCTGCCTCGGCGCGAAGAAAAGCGCGAGCGGTTCGGGGCTGATCGAGGAAGTGCATCCGAAGGTGCTCGCCGTGACCGGTCCGCACGCGGTCGGCGAGGTGATGCAGGCGGTGCACAACCATCTGCCGAAGCCGCACGATCCGTTCGTCGATCTGGTGCCCGCCGCCGGCGTAAAGCTCACGCCGCGTCACTACGCGTATCTGAAGATTTCCGAAGGCTGCAATCATCGCTGCACGTTCTGCATCATCCCGTCGATGCGCGGCGATCTCGTATCGCGCCCGGTCGCCGAAGTGATGCTCGAAGCGGAAAACCTGTTCAAGTCCGGCGTGAAGGAACTGCTGGTGATTTCCCAGGACACGAGCGCGTACGGTGTCGATGTCAAATACCGCACCGGCTTCTGGAACGGCAAGCCGATCAAGACGCGCATGTCCGATCTGGTCGCCGCGCTCGGCGAACTCGCCGCGCAATACGGCGCGTGGGTGCGTCTGCACTACGTGTATCCGTACCCGAGCGTCGACGAAGTGATTCCGATGATGGCCGCGGGTCCGTACAAGGGCCACGTGCTGCCGTATCTCGACGTGCCGTTCCAGCACGCGCACCCGGAAGTGCTGAAGCGCATGAAGCGTCCGGCCAACGCCGAGAAGGTGATGGAGCGCGTGAAGGCCTGGCGCGAAATCTGTCCGGATCTGACGATCCGCAGCACGTTTATCGCGGGCTTCCCGGGCGAGACCGAAGAGCAGTTCGAAACGCTGCTCGATTTCATCCGCGAGGCAGAACTCGATCGCGTCGGCTGCTTCGCGTATTCGCCGGTCGAAGGCGCGAGCGCCAACGAACTCGACGGCGCGCTGCCCGACGACGTGCGTGAAGAGCGGCGCGCGCGCTTCATGGAAGTGGCCGAGCAGGTGTCGGCAAAACGCATCGCGAAGAAGGTCGGCAAGACGCTGAAGGTGCTGGTCGACGAGATCAATGCCGACGGCGGCATCGGCCGCACCGCCGCCGATGCGCCGGAGATCGACGGTGTCGTGTATATCGCGCCGACGACGAAGGCATCGAAGCGCTACAAGGTCGGCGACTTCGTGTCGGTGAAGATCACCGGCGCGGACGGCCACGACCTGTGGGGCGAGGTCTGAGCGATGACGGTAAGCACGGCCGCACGGCCTGACCGCTCGACCCCGGAAATCCTCGCGCTCGGCGAGGCGATGATCGAATTCAACCAGTCGGCGAAGGATCAGCCGAACTATCTGCAAGGCTTCGGCGGCGACACGTCGAACTTCTGCATCGCGGCCGCGCGCCAGGGCGCGAAGACCGGCTTCGTGTCGGCGGTCGGCGCCGATCATTTCGGCCGGTTGCTGATCGATCTGTGGGAGCGCGAGCAGGTCGATACGTCGTGCGTGCGCGTCGATCCGCTCGCGTCGACCGGCGTCTATTTCGTGTCCCATGGCCCCAACGGCCACGCGTTCGACTATCTGCGCGCGGGCTCGGCGGCCAGCCGCTATGCGCCGGCCGATCTGCCGCGCGATGCGCTCGCGGCGGCGAAAGTCATCCATCTGTCCGGCATCAGTCTCGCGATCAGCGTGAGCGCCTGCGATGCCGCGCTCGAAGCAATTGCGTATGCGCGTGCGAACGGCGTGCGCGTGAGCTTCGACACCAATCTGCGCCTGAAGCTGTGGCCGCTCGCGCGGGCGC
Protein-coding regions in this window:
- the rimO gene encoding 30S ribosomal protein S12 methylthiotransferase RimO, whose amino-acid sequence is MSSTLQNAPATPGVTPKVGFVSLGCPKALVDSEQIITQLRAEGYEISGTYDGADLVVVNTCGFIDEAVQESLDAIGEALSENGKVIVTGCLGAKKSASGSGLIEEVHPKVLAVTGPHAVGEVMQAVHNHLPKPHDPFVDLVPAAGVKLTPRHYAYLKISEGCNHRCTFCIIPSMRGDLVSRPVAEVMLEAENLFKSGVKELLVISQDTSAYGVDVKYRTGFWNGKPIKTRMSDLVAALGELAAQYGAWVRLHYVYPYPSVDEVIPMMAAGPYKGHVLPYLDVPFQHAHPEVLKRMKRPANAEKVMERVKAWREICPDLTIRSTFIAGFPGETEEQFETLLDFIREAELDRVGCFAYSPVEGASANELDGALPDDVREERRARFMEVAEQVSAKRIAKKVGKTLKVLVDEINADGGIGRTAADAPEIDGVVYIAPTTKASKRYKVGDFVSVKITGADGHDLWGEV
- a CDS encoding sugar kinase; the encoded protein is MTVSTAARPDRSTPEILALGEAMIEFNQSAKDQPNYLQGFGGDTSNFCIAAARQGAKTGFVSAVGADHFGRLLIDLWEREQVDTSCVRVDPLASTGVYFVSHGPNGHAFDYLRAGSAASRYAPADLPRDALAAAKVIHLSGISLAISVSACDAALEAIAYARANGVRVSFDTNLRLKLWPLARARAVMLEAIRETDICLPSWDDVTELTGLTGRDEIVDFLLSHGPSVVALKLGKDGSYIATSNERRVVPGHVVNAVDATGAGDCFGGAFIARIVAGDDPFTAARYANVAAALSTQGYGAVAPIPSRETVERVLAAS